The Drosophila bipectinata strain 14024-0381.07 chromosome 2L, DbipHiC1v2, whole genome shotgun sequence genome has a segment encoding these proteins:
- the LOC122322031 gene encoding uncharacterized protein, whose amino-acid sequence MATIPDADVPLLQSIPLRVLEVCFTPLYYGVKVTTSILSAITSFLYCLWTPPLRRSN is encoded by the coding sequence ATGGCGACAATTCCCGATGCCGATGTACCCCTACTTCAATCCATACCCCTCCGGGTTTTGGAGGTTTGCTTCACCCCCCTATATTATGGAGTTAAGGTAACAACAAGCATTCTGTCGGCCATCACTAGCTTCCTCTACTGCCTTTGGACGCCGCCCTTGAGGAGATCCAACTGA